Proteins co-encoded in one Pristiophorus japonicus isolate sPriJap1 chromosome 30, sPriJap1.hap1, whole genome shotgun sequence genomic window:
- the psmd4a gene encoding 26S proteasome non-ATPase regulatory subunit 4a, whose protein sequence is MGGGTAGGRLVGDEGGVKMVLESTMVCVDNSEYMRNGDFLPTRLQAQQDAVNIVCHSKTRSNPENNVGLITLANNCEVLTTLTPDTGRILSKLHAVQPTGKISFCTGIRVAHLALKHRQGKNHKTRIIVFVGSPVEDNEKDLVKLAKRLKKEKVNVDIVNFGEEEANTEKLTAFINALNGKDGTGSHLVTVPPGPSLADALISSPILAGEGGTMLGLGASDFEFGVDPSADPELALALRVSMEEQRQRQEEEARRAAAASAVEAGIVTPTGDDPDDALLKMSINQQETSGTGLPDFSSMTEDEQIAYAMQMSLQAAEFGSPADLSSMDTGTAMDTSEASAKEEDNYDVMEDPEFLQSVLENLPGVDPNNEAIRNAMGSLQSQTSKETKKDKEEEEKK, encoded by the exons TGTCGACAACAGTGAATATATGAGGAATGGGGACTTCCTGCCAACCAGGCTTCAAGCACAGCAAGATGCCGTCAACATCGTCTGCCATTCAAAAACACGTAGCAATCCCGAGAACAATGTGGGGCTCATCACGCTCGCCAA TAACTGCGAGGTGCTCACCACCTTGACCCCTGACACGGGGCGGATTCTGTCCAAGCTGCACGCCGTCCAGCCCACGGGGAAAATCAGCTTCTGCACCGGCATCCGAGTCGCGCAC TTGGCTCTTAAACATCGTCAGGGGAAGAACCACAAAACGAGGATCATTGTGTTTGTCGGAAGCCCGGTGGAAGATAACGAGAAGGAT CTGGTCAAGTTGGCAAAGAGGCTGAAGAAAGAGAAGGTGAACGTGGATATCGTGAACTTCGGCGAGGAg GAAGCAAATACCGAGAAGCTGACTGCTTTTATCAATGCCCTCAATGGGAAGGATGGAACCGGTTCGCACCTGGTGACTGTGCCCCCGGGCCCCAGCCTCGCCGATGCTCTCATCAGCTCCCCCATCCTGGCCGGGGAGGGGGGCACCATGCTGGGGCTGGGAGCGAGTGACTTCGAGTTCGGGGTGGACCCCAGTGCCGATCCCGAGCTGGCCCTG GCTCTCCGCGTGTCGATGGAGGAGCAGCGAcagcggcaggaagaggaggccaggCGTGCCGCAGCCGCGTCAGCCGTGGAGGCGGGAATAGTGACCCCTACTGGTGATG ATCCGGATGATGCTCTCCTGAAGATGTCCATAAATCAGCAGGAAACTTCGGGAACTGGATTGCCTGACTTCAGCAGCATGACCGAGGACGAGCAGATTGCCTATGCTATGCAGATGTCCCTGCAGGCAGCAG AGTTCGGGAGCCCTGCGGATTTATCCAGCATGGACACTGGCACCGCCATGGACACATCCGAGGCCTCCGCCAAG GAGGAAGACAACTATGATGTAATGGAGGACCCCGAGTTCCTGCAGAGCGTGCTGGAGAACTTGCCCGGCGTCGACCCCAACAACGAGGCCATCCGCAACGCCATGGGCTCCCTGCAGTCACAGACCTCCAAGGaaaccaagaaggacaaggaggaggaggagaagaaatgA